The following proteins are co-located in the Salvelinus fontinalis isolate EN_2023a chromosome 29, ASM2944872v1, whole genome shotgun sequence genome:
- the LOC129827831 gene encoding C-terminal-binding protein 1-like isoform X2, with translation MALMDKHKVKRQRLDRICEGIRPPILNGPMHPRPLVALLDGRDCTIEMPILKDVATVAFCDAQSTQEIHEKVLNEAVGALLYHTITLSRDDLDKFKGLRVIVRIGSGFDNVDIKAAAELGIAVCNVPASSVEETADTSLCLILNLYRRVTWMHQALREGTRASSVEQIREVAGDAARIRGETLGIIGLGRVGQAVALRAKAFGFGVIFYDPYLPDGVERSLGLQRMATLQDLLIHSDCVSLHCSLNEHNHHLINDFTIKQMRQGAFLVNSARGGLVDEKALAQALKEGRIRGAALDVHETEPFSFSQGPLKDAPNLICTPHTSWYSEQASIEAREEAAREVRRAITGRIPDSLKNCVNKEYLMAASQWPSMEVATVHPELNIASAYRFPAGLISVAAGGLTGAGAGVEALALAHAITPVSHPPHAPSPGQPSKAEADRDISSDQ, from the exons ATGGCTCTAATGGATAAGCACAAAGTCAAGCGGCAGAGACTTGACCGCATCTGTGAGG GCATCCGCCCCCCCATCTTGAACGGGCCCATGCACCCTCGGCCCCTGGTGGCCCTGCTGGACGGGCGAGACTGCACCATAGAGATGCCCATCCTGAAAGACGTGGCCACTGTGGCCTTCTGTGATGCCCAGTCCACCCAGGAGATCCATGAgaag GTGTTGAACGAGGCGGTGGGGGCTCTGCTCTACCACACCATCACTCTCTCTAGAGACGACCTGGACAAGTTCAAAGGCCTCCGAGTCATCGTCAGGATCGGCAGCGGCTTTGACAACGTCGACATCAAAGCCGCAGCTGAGCTTG gcatcGCGGTGTGTAACGTGCCGGCGTCGTCGGTGGAGGAGACGGCCGACACATCCTTATGTCTGATCCTAAACCTGTACCGTCGGGTCACCTGGATGCATCAGGCCCTGAGGGAGGGCACCAGGGCCTCCAGCGTGGAGCAGATCAGGGAGGTAGCCGGCGACGCTGCCCGCATCCGGGGGGAGACGCTGGGCATCATCGGCCTGG GTCGTGTGGGCCAGGCGGTGGCTCTGCGGGCCAAGGCGTTTGGTTTCGGGGTGATCTTCTACGACCCCTACCTGCCTGATGGTGTGGAGCGCTCTCTGGGTCTGCAGAGGATGGCTACCCTCCAGGACCTGCTCATTCACTCTGACTGTGTTTCTCTACACTGTAGCCTCAACGAACACAACCACCACCTCATCAATGACTTCACCATCAAACAG ATGCGTCAGGGAGCGTTCCTGGTGAACTCTGCGCGGGGGGGTCTGGTGGATGAGAAGGCTCTGGCTCAGGCCCTGAAGGAAGGACGTATACGAGGAGCTGCGCTGGACGTCCACGAGACAGAGCccttcag TTTCTCCCAGGGCCCTCTGAAAGATGCTCCCAACCTCATCTGTACCCCCCACACCTCCTGGTATAGTGAGCAGGCCTCCATCGAGGCCAGAGAGGAGGCAGCCAGGGAGGTGCGCCGGGCCATCACTG gTCGTATTCCAGACAGTCTGAAGAACTGTGTGAATAAGGAGTATCTGATGGCAGCGTCACAGTGGCCCAGTATGGAGGTTGCGACAGTCCACCCCGAACTCAACATAGCCTCAGCATACAG gttTCCTGCAGGTCTGATCAGCGTGGCAGCAGGGGGTTTGACAGGGGCAGGTGCAGGGGTAGAGGCTCTGGCCCTGGCTCACGCCATCACCCCTGTGTCCCATCCCCCCCACGCCCCATCGCCAGGGCAACCCAGCAAGGCTGAGGCAGACAGAGACATCTCCTCTGACCAATAG
- the LOC129827831 gene encoding C-terminal-binding protein 1-like isoform X3, which produces MQGIRPPILNGPMHPRPLVALLDGRDCTIEMPILKDVATVAFCDAQSTQEIHEKVLNEAVGALLYHTITLSRDDLDKFKGLRVIVRIGSGFDNVDIKAAAELGIAVCNVPASSVEETADTSLCLILNLYRRVTWMHQALREGTRASSVEQIREVAGDAARIRGETLGIIGLGRVGQAVALRAKAFGFGVIFYDPYLPDGVERSLGLQRMATLQDLLIHSDCVSLHCSLNEHNHHLINDFTIKQMRQGAFLVNSARGGLVDEKALAQALKEGRIRGAALDVHETEPFSFSQGPLKDAPNLICTPHTSWYSEQASIEAREEAAREVRRAITGRIPDSLKNCVNKEYLMAASQWPSMEVATVHPELNIASAYRFPAGLISVAAGGLTGAGAGVEALALAHAITPVSHPPHAPSPGQPSKAEADRDISSDQ; this is translated from the exons ATGCAAG GCATCCGCCCCCCCATCTTGAACGGGCCCATGCACCCTCGGCCCCTGGTGGCCCTGCTGGACGGGCGAGACTGCACCATAGAGATGCCCATCCTGAAAGACGTGGCCACTGTGGCCTTCTGTGATGCCCAGTCCACCCAGGAGATCCATGAgaag GTGTTGAACGAGGCGGTGGGGGCTCTGCTCTACCACACCATCACTCTCTCTAGAGACGACCTGGACAAGTTCAAAGGCCTCCGAGTCATCGTCAGGATCGGCAGCGGCTTTGACAACGTCGACATCAAAGCCGCAGCTGAGCTTG gcatcGCGGTGTGTAACGTGCCGGCGTCGTCGGTGGAGGAGACGGCCGACACATCCTTATGTCTGATCCTAAACCTGTACCGTCGGGTCACCTGGATGCATCAGGCCCTGAGGGAGGGCACCAGGGCCTCCAGCGTGGAGCAGATCAGGGAGGTAGCCGGCGACGCTGCCCGCATCCGGGGGGAGACGCTGGGCATCATCGGCCTGG GTCGTGTGGGCCAGGCGGTGGCTCTGCGGGCCAAGGCGTTTGGTTTCGGGGTGATCTTCTACGACCCCTACCTGCCTGATGGTGTGGAGCGCTCTCTGGGTCTGCAGAGGATGGCTACCCTCCAGGACCTGCTCATTCACTCTGACTGTGTTTCTCTACACTGTAGCCTCAACGAACACAACCACCACCTCATCAATGACTTCACCATCAAACAG ATGCGTCAGGGAGCGTTCCTGGTGAACTCTGCGCGGGGGGGTCTGGTGGATGAGAAGGCTCTGGCTCAGGCCCTGAAGGAAGGACGTATACGAGGAGCTGCGCTGGACGTCCACGAGACAGAGCccttcag TTTCTCCCAGGGCCCTCTGAAAGATGCTCCCAACCTCATCTGTACCCCCCACACCTCCTGGTATAGTGAGCAGGCCTCCATCGAGGCCAGAGAGGAGGCAGCCAGGGAGGTGCGCCGGGCCATCACTG gTCGTATTCCAGACAGTCTGAAGAACTGTGTGAATAAGGAGTATCTGATGGCAGCGTCACAGTGGCCCAGTATGGAGGTTGCGACAGTCCACCCCGAACTCAACATAGCCTCAGCATACAG gttTCCTGCAGGTCTGATCAGCGTGGCAGCAGGGGGTTTGACAGGGGCAGGTGCAGGGGTAGAGGCTCTGGCCCTGGCTCACGCCATCACCCCTGTGTCCCATCCCCCCCACGCCCCATCGCCAGGGCAACCCAGCAAGGCTGAGGCAGACAGAGACATCTCCTCTGACCAATAG
- the LOC129827831 gene encoding C-terminal-binding protein 1-like isoform X4, with the protein MHPRPLVALLDGRDCTIEMPILKDVATVAFCDAQSTQEIHEKVLNEAVGALLYHTITLSRDDLDKFKGLRVIVRIGSGFDNVDIKAAAELGIAVCNVPASSVEETADTSLCLILNLYRRVTWMHQALREGTRASSVEQIREVAGDAARIRGETLGIIGLGRVGQAVALRAKAFGFGVIFYDPYLPDGVERSLGLQRMATLQDLLIHSDCVSLHCSLNEHNHHLINDFTIKQMRQGAFLVNSARGGLVDEKALAQALKEGRIRGAALDVHETEPFSFSQGPLKDAPNLICTPHTSWYSEQASIEAREEAAREVRRAITGRIPDSLKNCVNKEYLMAASQWPSMEVATVHPELNIASAYRFPAGLISVAAGGLTGAGAGVEALALAHAITPVSHPPHAPSPGQPSKAEADRDISSDQ; encoded by the exons ATGCACCCTCGGCCCCTGGTGGCCCTGCTGGACGGGCGAGACTGCACCATAGAGATGCCCATCCTGAAAGACGTGGCCACTGTGGCCTTCTGTGATGCCCAGTCCACCCAGGAGATCCATGAgaag GTGTTGAACGAGGCGGTGGGGGCTCTGCTCTACCACACCATCACTCTCTCTAGAGACGACCTGGACAAGTTCAAAGGCCTCCGAGTCATCGTCAGGATCGGCAGCGGCTTTGACAACGTCGACATCAAAGCCGCAGCTGAGCTTG gcatcGCGGTGTGTAACGTGCCGGCGTCGTCGGTGGAGGAGACGGCCGACACATCCTTATGTCTGATCCTAAACCTGTACCGTCGGGTCACCTGGATGCATCAGGCCCTGAGGGAGGGCACCAGGGCCTCCAGCGTGGAGCAGATCAGGGAGGTAGCCGGCGACGCTGCCCGCATCCGGGGGGAGACGCTGGGCATCATCGGCCTGG GTCGTGTGGGCCAGGCGGTGGCTCTGCGGGCCAAGGCGTTTGGTTTCGGGGTGATCTTCTACGACCCCTACCTGCCTGATGGTGTGGAGCGCTCTCTGGGTCTGCAGAGGATGGCTACCCTCCAGGACCTGCTCATTCACTCTGACTGTGTTTCTCTACACTGTAGCCTCAACGAACACAACCACCACCTCATCAATGACTTCACCATCAAACAG ATGCGTCAGGGAGCGTTCCTGGTGAACTCTGCGCGGGGGGGTCTGGTGGATGAGAAGGCTCTGGCTCAGGCCCTGAAGGAAGGACGTATACGAGGAGCTGCGCTGGACGTCCACGAGACAGAGCccttcag TTTCTCCCAGGGCCCTCTGAAAGATGCTCCCAACCTCATCTGTACCCCCCACACCTCCTGGTATAGTGAGCAGGCCTCCATCGAGGCCAGAGAGGAGGCAGCCAGGGAGGTGCGCCGGGCCATCACTG gTCGTATTCCAGACAGTCTGAAGAACTGTGTGAATAAGGAGTATCTGATGGCAGCGTCACAGTGGCCCAGTATGGAGGTTGCGACAGTCCACCCCGAACTCAACATAGCCTCAGCATACAG gttTCCTGCAGGTCTGATCAGCGTGGCAGCAGGGGGTTTGACAGGGGCAGGTGCAGGGGTAGAGGCTCTGGCCCTGGCTCACGCCATCACCCCTGTGTCCCATCCCCCCCACGCCCCATCGCCAGGGCAACCCAGCAAGGCTGAGGCAGACAGAGACATCTCCTCTGACCAATAG